DNA from Danio aesculapii chromosome 10, fDanAes4.1, whole genome shotgun sequence:
GGGCTTTTACACCTCCCAttcttcgtgtgttcaatacttttttactTGAGTCATTAAATTTTATTACGCAAAACTTAATTTGTGAACtaaatagatttgttttctttgcatatatggatttctttagttaCAAACATCCgaggaaaatttcaagtcaacagcacctttagaaatatgttttctgagaagaatggtgacgtgttcaaaacgtattttccccgctgtatattgCTTCTTGGGTCTTGAGGTACAAATTCCACTGTGTAGAGTTTAACCTTTGTCAAGAACTTGTTGCATTTACACATGCTTTAGTTAGCCATATGGTGTTtctgtaatatgttttattttttattcaggcAAAAAGATTGTGTCAGTATCTGGGATAGATTTTAGCAGGGTGGAGGCAGTAAAGCTTAGCCTTTGTATTAAATCACAGCTCTCCATGCTGAGCcaattaatctttttattttttttgcagacaTTTCGTCTAACCTTAAGAGCAGCATCAGTGCAAATGTCTATTTATAGTTGCTGGTAGGATCTTTGTGTTGGTTGTAAACTTAAAATTCCTGCCTTGTATTTACAGTAACTTTTACAAAACTAGCACCTGTGTAGATCACTGCTGTGTCTTCCTGTTTTCaaatggatatatatattttttaaagttgtcTTTCCTGCATGTcgtcatttattcatctttgcattaatttcattaattttttgtttgtaactgcaagttattttattaaatgcagcATTTGTATGCCCACTTGTACCAATTTTAGAGCAGGAACAAACACTAAGTAATAGCATGGCATGCTTATATAAACAAGGATATCCCATGGTCTAcacaagcatatgttttttggAAAGTATTAGAAAGAAATTAAGggggaaaaaaacataatattaggGATAAACCTTTAAATTCTTTTAGTATGAGCTGCCTCAGCTGTCACATTCTTTACCGTcttaatgtgtatatatacacaatcaACTTATCAGTGTCTGCCCTTAATGTAGCTAAGACAACTTTACTATTcccagaaaaaataaaaatgaatcttATTCTTAAAggtcttaaaggtgctgtaagtttttgactcttctaaagcataaaaataccataatatgtttgcagatatttaagaaacatgccaagtgaacattcctgtttatctgaaaaacaatgctgaagtccgttattctgctttgaaactgtgttttccgtgccggaaagtctgtctttgttttggttcttttaacctgtccaatgccagtttagccaattatattttagcaccctgggttgccttgataGAAAGCcgcgtattttattcattcattctttcattcattcattcaaaaaaggcTCTCAAAACatgtgtccgtgactgaaatgcgacctccagtggacagtagcagactccgaaatgagactccgattcagagttccacatgaggtcaTTAATTAggaaataatagaaatattacaagcgtaaacattagatgagcagattacattgtaactacgtgtcctaacaacacactacgtgactATATTTGCAGTGAATCAGTGAATATATAAACCTCACTCACAaaaatggtgaggtttataatctaattaatacatattaaacctctttaacattattaaatgaacatGCTGAATCGCTAATATGTGTTTagttttaaagttcattttcatactgtttattttattttcaagatctgaactatctgctgctgctttcagtaatatggcaatacatgtcatgttaaatagcattcaaacttacattgttagcatttaacactgaataaagcacatgaggtgaacCTGAGGTGATCACAGTTTATCctattgttcagctgcaagaaatagaaatagtcgtttctaatatatcaactCATGCAGTTGGTTAGAACataaactccttttaatatggaaaatattccttttattGCGTGCCTttgctttaatttagaacacgacttCAGTCAGACTCGCTActcaatctggcaacttgcgTTTGTTtagatccaggaatgtaatacctagttcaaccactgggtgccaaacttatgtactgcacctttaatggttttgatttgatttcaaaATTTAGAGGCATAAGGAAGCATTTAATTGATTTCTTGGATTTTTATAAGAATACCTTTTTTCGCCATATTAAATTCAATTTAGTCATGACgttaaatgattaatgaacatATGAAGTATTATATTTACCGCAATATTTGCTGCATTATATGTTAAAATGGTTTGCTTCATTGATATAGTGATGGACTGCATAGAATAAGGAGAGCACTGAAACTGTGAAGTCACACCCATGTTGGATGGATTGAAGTCCAGATTTCACATCCTGCTGACGTTGACACAACTGCTGCGAGCTGGGACGCAGTCTTTCCTGTCTTCCACACACTCGCTACACAATCCAAACACAAATTGGTAACTTCTGTCTCAGCAAGCAAGAGAGTTGAGCAGGAAATCCTGGCATTAGCATGTGTGCTATTGCATACAAAGAAATCTCTGAAGATGAAACCTTTGCCCTCACCGTCTCATAAGCAGCTTTTAGAGTCTAGCGATATTTCTGTTGGCCCTTGTAATAAAATGTGCATGCagcttgtgctttttttgctttgTGAAGACATCAAAATACTTACGAAAAAATCCCCAGCATATTTTATGGTGCACACATATTTTTTCCATTACCACACATTCATTTCGTATCCCAGCatcttaaatttatttttgacgTCTCCTTGGCTGCTGTCAAAACATTTCTTCCACAGATTTCCATTGTTCCCTGTGATCCCTTTAACCATTATGCATTAAAATAACCAAACATGGGAGAGGAAGGAGTGTCTGCGGGACAGTTTATTCTCTTTCCTGTTTGTCAGCATGAGTGGACGTGATGTCAGTTCGGCCTCTTCATCAGATTTTTTTCCCCTCACTCATGTTTAAGAGTTGTACTCCACCCTCTTTTGCCAATAGGGTCATGTATAATgactggaggaaaaaaaagacttgttccattgtgtgtgtgtgtatttatgtttgtgtaaTTGTGCTTGTTTGTGTCTGTTTAGTTTTGTGGAGAGATGTGGGCAAGATCAGGAAGTTCTAGGGTTAAATATCTGCTGACTGATGTACTGACCTTTATTTGCGTGGAAAGAGAAGTATTGGGTTGTGCTTTATTAATGAGGCTCACATACAAAAACAAGTTCCCTCTGCATCAGTTAAAGTGAACGACTGTTTATAAGGTTGAGAAAGCTTCAGTTTAGTGTAGTTAAACCTGTCTTGTGTTTAAAAATCTTCTTCTTTCCTCTGTTTCAGGTTATGATTTTGCTGCGGTGCTTGAATGGTTTGCCGAACGGGTGGACCGAATCATTCTTCTCTTTGACGCACACAAGTTGGACATCTCGGATGAGTTCTCCGAGGTGATCCGAGCTCTGAAGAACCATGAGGACAAGATGCGGGTGGTGCTTAATAAAGCTGATCAGATCGGGACCCAGCAGCTCATGAGGGTGTATGGCGCACTCATGTGGTCGCTTGGGAAAATTGTCAACACTCCAGAGGTCATACGGGTGTATATTGGCTCTTTCTGGGCTCAGCCGCTCTTGGTTCCAGATAACAGGAAATTGTTTGAGGCAGAGGAACAAGACCTTTTCCGTGACATCCAGGGACTTCCACGTAATGCAGCACTGCGCAAACTGAATGACCTTATCAAACGGGCCCGTCTAGCCAAAGTAAGATATGTAACAGTTTGtagtttgttatattttttatattttagaggGTGCCTCTTTGACTCTGATTTTCAATTAAAAGTATTTTGAAAGATTTTGATTAGAGTAGTGTCTTAGTTTATGCTCCCCTCCTGTGATTGCTTAAATAAAAATTGCAGTCATCCCAATCTTCATTAAAGATTGTTGGCTTTCATGGTTTGaacctttaaaataaatgttattttgaacTTTTCATTGTTAAAGTTATCTTTAAAAATCAATCACTGTTTTCAACAATGATGATAAGAAGAAATGATCACCATATCAGCGTATTCGATTCCTATTTACTTTAGTTTTCAGTTTTGCCATcccaggaataaattacatttcaaaatttaGTAAAATAGAAagcagttataataataataaaaatattaataataataataataataataataatattaataataataataataaattctgacatttatatagcacttttctggacattcaaagcgctttacacatttttgggggaatctcctcatccaccgctactgtgcagcatccacctggatgacgcgacggcagccatattgcgccagaccgcacaccacacaccagctgattggtggagaggagacagagtgataaagtcaattatgatatggggatgattaggaggccatgatggacagaggccagtggccagttataaacccctactcttttgaaggacatcctgggatattaacgaccacagagagttaggCCTTAACGTCTCATCTGCAAGACGGTGCTTTCTGAGCAGtacagagtccccatcaatatactcgGGCATTAGgaccaagtgtatctgtctgcggactgcaagacgaAGGGGTGAAGGGACGTAACTTGTAGTAATTAGAGGTATAACCTACAGtatcgagatcccattgaaccatgcgagatgtcacaagATGTTGGTAGGCAAAGATAGCggaaatacttaccagagaacattttcagcaaatatttcatgacttttctccaaatttattcaCAACCTATTCATTTGATATActattgtattcattcatttaggaaCTCCACTCGCtgacagttagcctactctgCGTCtccccctgtggttgcaaataacagtacaatggcgagCAAGTCAAGTATTAAAGCCTCCGCAACTCACGGCTGTatgtgatgtttgggtttagggttgggaaaggtatagacgttaataacagtgatggttgggtttaggtttagccctgcttagcttaaCTGGGCgatcatgtgagagttgcagagagctatatGCCAGCTAGTtctcatgtaataataataactttattacattttttgcacTGTTTTCAAATTTTTGGACCTTTAACATGACAGACTTctaaaaacaacatgtttttcaATGGTACTGTTTATATAAATGCATGTATGTGCAGATATTTTACTTTAAGTATTATGTTATGACAAAATCTTTTTGTCTCATTCTAGGTTCAAGCGTACATCATCAGCTCTTTGAAGAAAGAAATGCCAAATGTGTTTGGAAAAGAGAACAAGAAAAAGGAGCTCATTGCTAACCTGGGTGAAATCTATGCAAAGATTGAAAAAGAACATCAGATCTCCCCTGGTGATTTCCCTAAACTCAGTAAAATGCAGGTATGTTCCCAAAAATATCATTCCACAGGCTCTCTGCAGGGTCATAACAAGTCTcaaatttcaaaaagaaaattttaggcctttaaaagtcttaaattctttGAAATATAGtgctgtaggtcttaaatcattttaaacctgTCCTAATTTACCTATGTCCTTGTAAAGCTACCCTATCAGGCTAATCACCAGTAATCAAtcttaaaacttttttgtttagatttaagTTTTAATTGCAAGAAGATACAATTCAAAACAGCTGttagatatttttacagcaaattctccaaattaagTTCCCTAATCAggcaaagaaaactaaagcaacacatccctttacatgatcatCCATTAAAAatcttagtgtttagccctgtataagtctaaaatttcaatcCTATTGGTCTtgaaagggtcttaaaaagtctcaaatttgacttgaagaaaccTACAGAAACCCTGATTCAACATATGATTATAAAGACTTCTTTGTGTGACATAACTCTTTCCATTATTAGGAAGTCCTCGCTGGACAGGACTTCACTAAGTTTCAAGGTTTGAAGCCCAAGCTTCTGGAATCAGTGGAAGACATGCTGGCCAACGACATTGCCAAACTCATGACCCTCGTCCGGCAGGAGGAGGCCTCCATGCCCAGCCAGGCTGTCCAAGGTGGAGCCTTTGAAGGCACCATGAATGGCCCCTTTGGGCACGGCTACGGAGAAGGTGCCAGTGAAGGCATTGATGAGCTGGAGTGGGTAGTGGCCAAAGACAAACCGACATACGACGAGATCTTCTACACTCTGTCGCCCGTCAATGGGAAGGTGTCTGGTGCCATGGCCAAGAAGGAGATGGTCAAGTCCAAGCTGCCCAATAATGTTCTAGGAAAGATCTGGAAGCTCGCTGATGTGGATAAGGATGGATACCTGGATGACGAGGAGTTCGCCCTGGCCAACCACCTCATCAAGGTTAAGCTGGAAGGTCACGAGTTGCCAGCTGATCTTCCCGATCACCTTGTGCCGCCTTCAAAACGAGAACTGTAAACCATTTGGGaaaataaatgttgttattattgagCCAAACTGTGTAGAAGTTATGATATGGGTGGAAGGGGGAATCtcgaaatatgaaaatatatcaaCAGAATTTATGATATAATAAAACAGTATGCATTAGCTGCCGAAAAAGAGCCAGAATTGCTTTTAACTTATCCAATATTATAGTTCTCACTATTATTTTCCTTGTTTTTGTTAGACTGTTAGTTAGCATCCTGATcaaaactaataaatattaattgcTATTGTATTTCTCAAACGCTagatgcagccaaactttaagcACGTACGATGGTATACTGGCAGGGAGATTATAGTCCATTATGACCAAACAGGCTGTATTCGAAAACTCTTGGAGGTATTTAATTGTTTGATAGCTTTACACTGATGCTGCTTTGTACTTAAAGTCATGCAGGGAGAAATGGTTGTGCTCTATTCTTAAACTCTACTAACTCTCCTGATGGGTTCAGATTCTCAAGAGTTTTAACTTTCAGGTTAACCAGATAAACTGCCATCACACATGCTGCTGCCTTTTGGTGTTTCTTCACTATGTTTAATGAATTCAAGGTTTTGAACTGTTCTAACAAAACATTCAGCAGCCAGAGACTCAAACTCTAGGATCTGTCAGTGGTTCACACTGGCTTCTAGATCTGT
Protein-coding regions in this window:
- the ehd1b gene encoding EH domain-containing protein 1b: MFSWSNKDGKKKDPELFQTVSDGLKRLYRTKLFPLEDAYRFHDFHSPALEDADFDNKPMVLLVGQYSTGKTTFIRHLMEQDFPGMRIGPEPTTDSFIAVMHGEQEGLIPGNALVVDPKKPFRKLNAFGNAFLNRFICAQMPNPVLDSISIIDTPGILSGEKQRISRGYDFAAVLEWFAERVDRIILLFDAHKLDISDEFSEVIRALKNHEDKMRVVLNKADQIGTQQLMRVYGALMWSLGKIVNTPEVIRVYIGSFWAQPLLVPDNRKLFEAEEQDLFRDIQGLPRNAALRKLNDLIKRARLAKVQAYIISSLKKEMPNVFGKENKKKELIANLGEIYAKIEKEHQISPGDFPKLSKMQEVLAGQDFTKFQGLKPKLLESVEDMLANDIAKLMTLVRQEEASMPSQAVQGGAFEGTMNGPFGHGYGEGASEGIDELEWVVAKDKPTYDEIFYTLSPVNGKVSGAMAKKEMVKSKLPNNVLGKIWKLADVDKDGYLDDEEFALANHLIKVKLEGHELPADLPDHLVPPSKREL